From one Bacteroides eggerthii genomic stretch:
- a CDS encoding DUF4954 family protein: protein MTYRNLTEDEVLRLKSQSCLADDWGKITVAEEFSTEFVHHTRFSGEVRLGVFQLEFTLPGGIRKHSGLRHVTLHNVTVGDNCCIENIQNYIANYEIGHDTFIENVDIILVDGLSKFGNGVEVSVLNETGGREVLISDKLSAHQAYIMALYRHRPELIARMKEITDFYSNKHASAVGSIGSHVMILNTGSIKNVRIGDYCHICGTCRLYNGSINSNEIAPVHIGHGVICDNFIISSGSHVDDGAMLTRCFVGQACKLGHNYSASDSLFFSNCQGENGEACAIFAGPYTVTHHKSTLLIAGMFSFMNAGSGSNQSNHMYKLGPIHQGTLERGAKTTSDSYILWPARVGAFSLVMGRHVNHSDTSNLPFSYLIEQNNTTYLVPGVNLRSVGTIRDAQKWPKRDQRTDTNKLDFINYNLLSPYTVQKMFKGRETLKNLRYASGELSDIYSFHSAKIRNSALVKGIGFYETAIHKFLGNSVIKRLEGIDFRTNEEIRARLKPDTSIGSGEWVDISGLIAPKSEIDALIDGIESGTVNRLKYINAEFERMHQNYYTYEWTWAYDKLEEFYGINPEKITAEDIIHIVEKWKEAVVGLDRMVYEDAKKEFSLASMTGFGADGSRLEKELDFEQVRGDFESNPFVTAVLKHIEVKTALGDELIGRMQHVR, encoded by the coding sequence ATGACTTACAGAAACTTGACCGAAGACGAAGTTCTCCGGTTGAAGAGCCAGTCGTGTCTGGCGGATGATTGGGGGAAAATAACCGTTGCAGAAGAGTTTTCAACGGAGTTTGTGCATCACACCCGCTTTTCGGGTGAAGTGCGTTTGGGAGTATTCCAATTAGAGTTTACTTTGCCGGGCGGAATAAGGAAACATTCCGGTTTGCGGCATGTGACGCTTCATAATGTAACGGTGGGTGACAACTGTTGCATTGAGAATATCCAGAACTACATTGCCAATTATGAAATCGGGCACGACACATTCATTGAGAATGTGGATATTATCCTTGTAGACGGTTTGTCCAAGTTCGGTAATGGTGTGGAGGTGTCTGTCCTGAATGAGACCGGTGGCCGCGAGGTGCTTATCAGTGATAAGCTCTCTGCGCATCAAGCATACATCATGGCGCTTTACCGCCATCGTCCGGAGTTGATTGCGCGGATGAAGGAGATCACCGATTTCTATTCCAATAAGCATGCATCCGCTGTCGGTTCCATCGGCAGCCACGTGATGATACTCAATACGGGTTCTATCAAGAACGTGCGTATCGGTGATTATTGTCACATCTGTGGTACGTGCCGTTTGTATAACGGAAGCATTAACAGTAACGAGATAGCGCCTGTGCATATCGGTCATGGCGTTATTTGCGATAATTTTATCATATCGTCCGGTTCGCATGTGGACGACGGGGCTATGCTGACCCGTTGTTTTGTGGGGCAAGCCTGCAAGCTGGGACATAACTATTCTGCTTCGGATTCCCTGTTTTTCAGTAACTGCCAGGGGGAAAACGGTGAGGCGTGTGCCATTTTTGCCGGGCCTTATACGGTGACGCACCATAAGTCCACTTTGCTTATAGCCGGTATGTTCTCTTTTATGAATGCCGGTTCCGGTTCCAATCAAAGCAACCACATGTATAAGCTTGGTCCTATTCACCAGGGGACATTGGAACGTGGCGCCAAAACCACTTCGGATTCTTACATCCTGTGGCCTGCGAGGGTAGGGGCATTCTCCCTTGTCATGGGGCGTCACGTTAATCATTCCGACACTTCCAATCTGCCGTTCTCCTACTTGATAGAGCAGAATAACACGACTTATCTTGTGCCGGGTGTCAACCTGCGCAGTGTAGGTACTATCCGCGATGCCCAGAAATGGCCTAAGCGCGACCAGCGTACCGATACCAACAAGCTGGATTTTATCAACTACAACCTGCTGAGTCCTTACACCGTACAGAAGATGTTCAAAGGGAGGGAAACGTTGAAAAACCTGCGTTATGCTTCGGGCGAACTATCCGACATCTATTCCTTCCATAGTGCCAAGATACGCAATTCAGCATTGGTGAAAGGCATCGGTTTCTACGAAACCGCCATCCATAAGTTCCTCGGCAACTCTGTCATCAAGCGTCTGGAAGGCATTGATTTCCGGACTAATGAAGAAATACGTGCCCGTCTCAAGCCCGATACCTCTATCGGTAGCGGTGAGTGGGTTGACATTTCCGGACTGATAGCTCCGAAAAGTGAGATTGACGCCTTGATAGACGGGATTGAATCCGGTACGGTGAACCGCTTGAAATACATCAATGCCGAGTTTGAACGGATGCATCAGAACTATTACACATATGAGTGGACATGGGCATACGACAAACTGGAGGAGTTCTACGGTATCAATCCCGAAAAGATAACGGCGGAAGATATTATTCACATCGTCGAGAAGTGGAAAGAAGCCGTTGTCGGTTTGGACCGTATGGTCTATGAAGATGCAAAGAAAGAATTCTCCCTGGCCTCCATGACCGGATTTGGAGCCGATGGTTCGCGCCTTGAGAAGGAACTTGACTTTGAACAGGTACGCGGCGACTTCGAGAGTAATCCTTTCGTGACTGCCGTTTTGAAACACATTGAGGTAAAGACTGCATTGGGTGATGAGCTGATAGGGCGTATGCAGCACGTCCGCTAA
- a CDS encoding fumarate hydratase, whose product MATTPPFKYQPMFEKGKDTTEYYLLTKDYVSVSEFEGKPILKIEKEGLTAMANAAFRDVSFMLRRSHNEQVAKILSDPEASDNDKYVALTFLRNAEVASKGVLPFCQDTGTAIIHGEKGQQVWTGYCDEEALSLGVYKTYTEENLRYSQNAPLNMYDEVNTKCNLPAQIDIEATEGMEYEFLCVTKGGGSANKTYLYQETKAILNPETLVPFLIEKIKTLGTAACPPYHIAFVIGGTSAEKNLLTVKLASTHFYDNLPTTGNEFGRAFRDVELEKQVLAEAHKIGLGAQFGGKYLAHDVRIIRLPRHGASCPVGLGVSCSADRNIKCKINKEGIWIEKLDSNPGELIPAELRKAGEGDVVKINLNQPMENILKELTKYPVSTRLSLNGTIIVGRDIAHAKLKERLDRGEDLPQYIKDHPIYYAGPAKTPQGMACGSMGPTTAGRMDPYVDLFQSHGGSMIMLAKGNRSQQVTDACKKYGGFYLGSIGGPAAILAQNNIKSIECVEYPELGMEAIWKIEVEDFPAFILVDDKGNDFFKQLKPWNCSK is encoded by the coding sequence ATGGCAACAACACCTCCGTTCAAGTATCAGCCCATGTTCGAGAAGGGTAAGGATACAACTGAGTATTATCTGCTTACGAAAGACTACGTGTCTGTAAGCGAGTTTGAAGGAAAACCTATCCTGAAGATTGAAAAAGAAGGTTTGACTGCAATGGCCAATGCGGCTTTCCGGGACGTTTCGTTTATGTTGCGCCGTTCGCACAACGAACAGGTTGCTAAGATTTTGAGCGATCCCGAAGCAAGCGACAATGACAAGTATGTGGCTTTGACTTTCCTGCGCAACGCCGAAGTTGCCTCTAAGGGCGTGCTGCCTTTCTGTCAGGATACGGGTACGGCCATCATTCATGGTGAAAAAGGACAGCAGGTGTGGACGGGTTACTGCGATGAAGAGGCCCTCTCACTCGGTGTCTACAAGACATATACGGAAGAGAACCTGCGTTATTCCCAGAATGCGCCTCTCAATATGTACGATGAAGTGAATACGAAGTGCAATCTTCCGGCACAGATCGACATTGAAGCCACCGAAGGCATGGAGTATGAGTTCCTTTGTGTGACTAAGGGTGGAGGTTCTGCCAACAAGACCTACCTTTATCAGGAGACCAAGGCTATACTGAACCCCGAAACACTGGTTCCGTTCCTCATCGAAAAGATAAAGACGCTGGGTACGGCTGCTTGTCCGCCCTATCACATTGCATTCGTCATCGGCGGCACTTCGGCAGAGAAGAACCTGCTGACGGTGAAACTGGCGTCCACTCACTTCTATGACAACCTGCCTACTACCGGTAATGAGTTCGGTCGTGCTTTCCGCGACGTGGAATTGGAGAAGCAGGTATTGGCAGAGGCTCATAAGATTGGTCTTGGCGCACAGTTCGGCGGCAAGTATTTGGCTCACGATGTGCGTATCATCCGTTTGCCGCGTCATGGTGCTTCCTGTCCTGTCGGTTTGGGCGTTTCCTGCTCTGCAGACCGTAACATCAAGTGTAAAATCAATAAAGAAGGTATCTGGATTGAAAAGCTCGACAGCAATCCGGGAGAACTTATCCCTGCCGAACTCCGTAAGGCCGGCGAGGGTGATGTGGTGAAGATCAATCTGAACCAGCCGATGGAGAATATCCTGAAGGAGCTGACCAAGTATCCGGTTTCCACCCGCCTGTCTCTGAACGGTACTATCATCGTGGGTCGCGACATTGCTCATGCCAAGCTGAAAGAACGTTTGGATCGTGGTGAGGACTTGCCGCAGTACATCAAAGATCATCCCATCTACTATGCCGGTCCTGCCAAGACTCCGCAGGGTATGGCTTGCGGTTCAATGGGCCCGACAACTGCCGGACGTATGGACCCCTACGTAGACCTCTTCCAAAGTCATGGCGGCAGCATGATTATGCTTGCCAAAGGTAACCGCAGCCAGCAAGTCACAGACGCCTGCAAGAAGTACGGCGGTTTCTATCTCGGTTCTATCGGTGGTCCTGCAGCTATTCTGGCGCAGAACAATATCAAGAGCATCGAGTGTGTGGAATATCCCGAACTCGGTATGGAGGCTATCTGGAAGATTGAAGTGGAGGACTTCCCGGCATTTATCCTGGTGGATGACAAGGGGAATGACTTCTTCAAGCAGTTGAAGCCATGGAATTGCAGTAAATAA
- the pelA gene encoding pectate lyase has protein sequence MKRAILFCALLALLMGTNAQETTNYKEKHPYKDWVKIAPKLDDAFFTTPEAIRIADNVLLYQHTTGGWPKNVYMPAELTADEYKKVLAAKNNVNESTIDNSATSTEIRYLSRIYLATRIEKYKDAALEGIRYLLKAQYPNGGWPQFWPRSKGYYTHITYNDNAMVNVMNLLRDVYSRKAPYTYVPDSLCQRARTAFDKGVECILKTQVKQNGKLTVWCAQHDEHTLAPAKARAYELPSLSGAESDNIVLLLMSIPDPSAEIIASVEAAIAWFKASKIIGIMRKNFTDSEGRTDYRMIPCPQDDYPCPVLWARFYTLEDNRPFFCDRDGVKKYDISEIGYERRNGYSWYNNTGLKVLKKYEQWKKRIGN, from the coding sequence ATGAAACGAGCAATCCTCTTCTGTGCATTGCTCGCCCTCCTCATGGGAACCAATGCACAGGAAACAACCAATTACAAAGAGAAACATCCCTATAAGGACTGGGTAAAAATAGCTCCTAAGCTGGATGATGCTTTCTTCACCACTCCCGAAGCCATCCGCATTGCCGACAACGTATTACTCTATCAGCACACTACCGGAGGCTGGCCTAAGAATGTCTATATGCCGGCCGAACTGACAGCCGATGAGTATAAAAAAGTCCTTGCCGCCAAGAACAACGTCAATGAAAGCACCATTGACAACAGCGCCACCAGTACGGAAATCCGCTATCTCTCCCGCATCTACCTGGCCACCCGCATAGAAAAGTACAAGGATGCCGCCTTAGAGGGAATACGTTACCTGCTGAAAGCCCAATATCCCAATGGCGGCTGGCCCCAATTCTGGCCACGATCCAAGGGTTATTACACCCACATCACCTACAACGACAATGCAATGGTGAACGTGATGAACTTACTGCGCGATGTTTACAGCAGGAAAGCGCCGTACACTTACGTACCGGACAGCCTTTGCCAACGCGCCCGCACCGCCTTCGACAAAGGCGTGGAATGTATCCTCAAGACTCAAGTGAAACAAAATGGAAAGCTAACTGTGTGGTGCGCCCAGCATGACGAACACACACTCGCTCCCGCCAAAGCCCGCGCCTACGAACTTCCCTCACTCAGCGGCGCCGAGTCGGACAACATCGTTCTGCTACTGATGTCCATTCCAGACCCCTCGGCCGAGATTATCGCTTCCGTAGAGGCTGCCATTGCGTGGTTCAAGGCAAGTAAGATTATCGGTATCATGCGTAAGAACTTCACCGACAGCGAAGGCCGGACAGACTACCGGATGATTCCCTGTCCGCAGGATGATTATCCCTGCCCCGTACTTTGGGCGCGTTTCTACACCCTTGAAGACAACCGTCCTTTCTTTTGCGACCGCGACGGAGTGAAGAAGTACGACATTTCCGAAATAGGCTATGAGCGCCGTAACGGTTATAGCTGGTACAACAATACCGGATTGAAAGTATTGAAAAAGTACGAACAGTGGAAAAAACGGATAGGGAACTAA
- a CDS encoding TolC family protein — translation MRRTILSFLIILCTALAAQAQPAPIYTLKSCLEQGLLNNYSLRITRNEQQVSKNNATLANAGYLPTLDLSAGYRGTLDNTETKLRATGETTKENGVFDQTIDAGINLSWTIFDGFNITANYQKLKELERQGETNTRIAIEDLIANIAAEYYNYVQHKIRLNNFRYAVSLSKERLRIVEERYHIGNFSRLDYQQAKVDFNADSAQYMKQQELLHTSRIQLNELMASENVDQPFIIRDSLIDVSDKLNFEELWNATLQANASLLKAEQNNTLARLDYKKVSSRDYPYVKMNGGYGYTLNKYDISANSRRSNLGLNVGVTVGFNLFDGNRRRERRNARIAVQNARLEREQLEQALRADLSNLWQAYQNNLQMLNLERQNLVAAKENHEIAMERYMLGNLSGIEMREAQKSLLDAEERILSAEYDTKLCEISLLQISGKVEQYLE, via the coding sequence ATGAGACGTACGATTTTATCTTTCTTAATCATTCTGTGCACCGCGCTTGCCGCTCAAGCGCAACCTGCACCCATCTATACCCTGAAATCTTGTTTGGAACAGGGACTGCTGAACAACTACTCCCTGCGCATAACCCGCAACGAGCAGCAAGTCAGCAAAAACAACGCCACCCTTGCCAATGCCGGATACCTGCCCACGCTCGACCTCTCTGCCGGCTACCGGGGGACATTGGACAATACCGAAACCAAGCTGCGTGCCACAGGCGAAACCACCAAAGAGAACGGCGTGTTCGACCAGACCATTGATGCCGGTATCAACCTGAGCTGGACCATCTTCGATGGTTTCAACATCACTGCCAACTACCAAAAGCTCAAAGAGCTGGAACGACAAGGCGAGACCAACACCCGCATCGCCATCGAAGACCTGATAGCCAACATCGCCGCCGAATATTACAATTATGTACAGCACAAAATCCGTCTGAACAACTTCCGCTATGCCGTATCGCTCTCCAAGGAGCGCCTGCGCATCGTAGAAGAACGCTATCACATAGGTAACTTCTCCCGTCTGGACTACCAACAGGCCAAAGTGGACTTCAACGCCGACAGTGCGCAATACATGAAGCAGCAGGAATTGCTCCACACCTCGCGTATCCAGCTGAACGAACTCATGGCAAGCGAGAATGTGGACCAGCCTTTCATTATCCGGGACAGCCTCATCGACGTCAGTGACAAACTGAACTTCGAGGAACTCTGGAATGCCACCTTGCAGGCCAATGCCTCTTTGCTGAAAGCGGAACAGAACAACACCCTGGCACGTCTGGACTATAAAAAGGTAAGCTCACGAGACTACCCATACGTGAAGATGAACGGCGGTTACGGCTATACTCTCAACAAATATGACATCTCCGCCAACAGCCGCCGCAGCAATCTCGGACTCAATGTCGGCGTCACTGTCGGCTTCAACCTCTTCGACGGCAACCGCCGTCGTGAGCGCCGCAACGCACGCATCGCTGTGCAGAACGCCCGCTTGGAACGAGAGCAACTGGAACAAGCCCTGCGTGCCGACCTGAGTAATCTGTGGCAAGCCTATCAGAATAACCTCCAGATGCTGAACCTTGAACGCCAGAACCTTGTCGCAGCCAAAGAGAACCATGAGATTGCCATGGAACGCTACATGCTCGGTAATCTTTCCGGTATTGAGATGCGCGAAGCGCAAAAGAGTCTGCTGGATGCCGAAGAGCGTATCCTCTCGGCAGAGTACGATACCAAGCTATGCGAAATATCCTTGCTGCAAATCAGCGGAAAAGTGGAACAGTATTTAGAGTAG
- a CDS encoding efflux RND transporter permease subunit yields MNISELSIRRPVLSTVLTLIILLFGFIGYNYLGVREYPSVDNPIISVSCSYPGANADVIENQITEPLEQNINGIPGIRSLSSVSQQGSSRITVEFELSVDLETAANDVRDKVSRAQRYLPRDCDPPTVSKADADAMPILMVALQSDKRSLLELSEIADLTVKEQLQTISDVSSVSIWGEKRYSMRLWLDPIKMSGYGITPIDVKNAVDNENVELPSGSIEGNTVELTIRTLGLMHTAEEFNNLILKEDGNRIVRFSDIGRAELGPADIKSYMKMNGVPMVGIVVIPQPGANHIQIADAVYERMEKMKKDLPEDVHYSYGFDNTKFIRASINEVKQTVYEAFILVIIIIFLFLRDWRVTLVPCIVIPVSLIGAFFVMYLAGFSINVLSMLAIVLAVGLVVDDAIVMTENIYVRIERGMPPKEAGIEGAKEIFFAVISTTITLVAVFFPIVFMDGMTGRLFREFSIVVSGSVIISSFAALTFTPMLATKLLIKREKQSWLYRKTEPFFEGMNRIYSRSLAAFLRKRWIALPFTAATILIIGFLWNYIPAEMAPLEDRSQISINTRGAEGVTYEYIRDYTEDINLLVDSITPDAEAVTARVSSGSGNIRITLKDMQDRDYTQMEVAEKLSKAVQKKTMARSFVQQSSSFGGRRGGMPVQYVLQATNIERLQEVLPKFMAKVYENPVFQMADVDLKFSKPEARININRDKASIMGVSTRNIAQTLQYGLSGQRMGYFYMNGKQYEILGEINRQQRNKPADLKGIYIRSSQGDMVQLDNLIELTDGIAPPKLYRYNRFVSATISAGLADGKTIGQGLDEMDKIAKETLDDTFRTALTGDSKEYRESSSSLMFAFILAILLIYLILAAQFESFKDPLIIMLTVPLAIAGALVFMYFGDITMNIFSQIGIIMLIGLVAKNGILIVEFANQKQEAGEDKMQAIKDAALQRLRPILMTSASTVLGLIPLAFATGEGCNQRIAMGTAVVGGMLVSTLLTMYIVPAIYSYVSTNRSKLKNE; encoded by the coding sequence ATGAATATATCCGAATTAAGCATACGGCGACCGGTACTCTCCACTGTATTGACACTGATTATCCTGCTCTTCGGTTTCATCGGGTACAACTACCTCGGTGTCCGCGAGTATCCGTCAGTGGATAACCCCATCATTTCCGTATCCTGCTCTTATCCCGGAGCAAATGCCGACGTTATCGAGAATCAGATTACAGAGCCGCTGGAACAGAACATTAACGGTATTCCGGGAATCCGTTCCCTCTCCAGTGTCAGCCAGCAAGGTTCATCGCGCATTACGGTGGAGTTCGAGCTCTCCGTAGACCTGGAGACAGCCGCCAATGACGTGCGCGACAAAGTTTCACGCGCACAACGTTATCTGCCCCGCGACTGCGACCCTCCCACCGTATCCAAAGCCGATGCGGACGCTATGCCTATCCTCATGGTAGCCTTGCAGAGTGACAAACGTTCCCTGCTGGAACTCAGCGAAATAGCCGACCTCACCGTAAAGGAGCAGTTACAGACCATTTCCGACGTAAGTAGTGTGAGCATTTGGGGAGAGAAACGTTATTCCATGCGCCTATGGCTCGACCCTATCAAGATGTCCGGTTACGGTATTACCCCCATCGACGTAAAGAATGCGGTGGACAATGAAAACGTGGAACTTCCTTCGGGCAGTATCGAAGGAAACACCGTTGAGCTCACCATACGTACCCTCGGACTGATGCACACAGCAGAAGAATTCAACAATCTCATCCTGAAGGAAGACGGCAACCGCATTGTCCGGTTCAGTGACATCGGCCGCGCCGAACTTGGTCCGGCGGACATCAAAAGCTATATGAAAATGAACGGAGTGCCCATGGTGGGTATCGTAGTAATCCCGCAACCGGGCGCCAACCATATCCAGATTGCCGATGCCGTATACGAACGTATGGAGAAGATGAAGAAAGACCTCCCGGAAGACGTGCACTACTCATACGGTTTCGATAATACCAAATTCATACGCGCCTCTATCAATGAGGTTAAACAAACGGTGTATGAGGCATTCATACTCGTTATCATCATTATCTTTTTGTTCCTCCGCGACTGGCGCGTCACACTGGTTCCCTGCATCGTAATCCCCGTTTCACTCATCGGCGCCTTTTTCGTCATGTACCTGGCAGGATTCTCCATCAACGTGCTTTCCATGCTTGCCATTGTGCTTGCCGTAGGACTTGTGGTGGATGATGCCATTGTAATGACTGAGAACATCTATGTCCGTATCGAAAGAGGAATGCCTCCGAAAGAAGCCGGTATCGAAGGAGCCAAAGAGATCTTCTTTGCCGTAATCTCCACCACAATCACGCTGGTAGCAGTATTCTTCCCCATCGTATTTATGGACGGTATGACGGGACGCCTGTTCCGCGAGTTCAGCATCGTGGTGTCCGGTTCTGTCATAATCTCTTCCTTCGCCGCACTGACATTTACGCCGATGCTGGCCACCAAGCTACTAATAAAAAGAGAAAAGCAAAGCTGGCTCTATCGCAAGACAGAGCCGTTCTTTGAAGGCATGAACCGCATTTACAGCCGTTCTTTAGCAGCTTTCCTACGCAAACGCTGGATTGCACTGCCCTTTACGGCAGCAACCATTCTGATCATTGGCTTTCTATGGAACTACATTCCCGCGGAAATGGCGCCGCTGGAAGACCGTTCGCAAATCAGCATCAACACACGCGGCGCCGAAGGTGTCACCTACGAATATATTCGTGACTATACGGAAGACATCAACCTGCTTGTAGACTCAATTACGCCTGATGCCGAAGCAGTAACCGCCCGCGTATCCAGCGGCAGCGGTAACATACGCATCACCCTGAAAGATATGCAAGACCGCGATTACACCCAAATGGAAGTAGCAGAGAAGCTGTCGAAAGCAGTACAGAAAAAGACTATGGCCCGTTCCTTCGTCCAGCAGTCTTCTTCATTCGGCGGACGACGCGGCGGCATGCCTGTGCAATATGTGTTGCAAGCCACCAATATTGAAAGGCTGCAGGAAGTACTGCCTAAGTTCATGGCAAAAGTGTACGAGAACCCTGTGTTCCAAATGGCAGACGTAGATTTGAAATTCAGCAAACCGGAAGCACGCATCAACATCAACCGCGATAAGGCAAGCATCATGGGTGTCAGCACCCGCAACATCGCCCAAACCCTGCAATACGGATTAAGCGGCCAGCGCATGGGCTACTTCTACATGAACGGAAAGCAATACGAGATATTAGGAGAAATCAACCGTCAGCAACGCAACAAGCCCGCCGACCTGAAAGGTATCTACATCCGCAGCTCTCAGGGAGATATGGTACAACTTGACAACCTGATAGAACTGACAGACGGTATCGCTCCGCCCAAGCTATACCGTTACAACCGTTTTGTGTCCGCCACTATCTCTGCCGGACTTGCCGATGGCAAGACTATCGGACAAGGATTGGACGAAATGGACAAGATAGCCAAAGAAACGCTGGACGACACCTTCCGCACCGCCCTCACCGGCGACTCCAAAGAGTATCGCGAGAGTTCTTCCAGCTTGATGTTTGCCTTCATCCTGGCAATCCTGCTTATCTACCTCATCCTTGCCGCCCAATTTGAAAGCTTCAAGGATCCGTTGATTATCATGCTGACAGTACCCCTTGCCATTGCCGGAGCATTGGTATTCATGTATTTCGGAGACATCACGATGAATATATTCAGCCAAATCGGCATCATCATGCTGATTGGTCTGGTAGCAAAGAACGGAATCCTGATTGTAGAGTTCGCCAATCAGAAACAGGAAGCCGGCGAGGACAAGATGCAAGCCATCAAAGATGCCGCCCTGCAACGTCTGCGTCCTATCCTGATGACAAGCGCTTCTACCGTACTGGGATTGATACCGCTGGCTTTCGCAACAGGCGAAGGCTGCAACCAACGCATCGCCATGGGTACGGCCGTAGTAGGCGGTATGCTCGTATCCACTCTGCTCACGATGTACATCGTCCCCGCCATTTATAGTTATGTATCCACCAACCGAAGTAAACTAAAGAACGAATGA
- a CDS encoding efflux RND transporter periplasmic adaptor subunit, with amino-acid sequence MNKKVKWGIIISIGAGLIGGGIYSQLPKENEELAAADKVMTGKRGEKKILNVNAQIIKPQLLKDEIQISGSLLPDEEVDLSFETSGKIIEINFEEGSFVKKGQLLAKVNDRPLQAQLQRLVSQLKLAEDRVFRQNALLERDAVSKEAYEQVKTELATLNADIDLIESNIAQTELRAPFDGVIGLRQVSVGTYASPSTIVAKLTKLSPLKVEFAVPERYANDVKIGAGLDFILEGKLNTFHATVYARESKIDPVTHTLTIRALYPNTNSAVLPGRYASIKLNKDEIQDALAVPSEAIVPEMGKDKIFLYKAGKAQPVEITTGIRTEAEVQVLQGLSVGDTVITSGTLQLRTGLPVTLDNIN; translated from the coding sequence ATGAATAAAAAAGTGAAATGGGGCATCATAATATCCATTGGTGCCGGACTGATAGGCGGGGGTATTTATTCCCAACTTCCCAAAGAAAATGAAGAACTGGCAGCTGCCGACAAAGTAATGACCGGCAAACGCGGAGAAAAGAAAATTCTAAATGTGAACGCTCAAATAATAAAACCGCAACTGCTAAAGGATGAAATACAAATCAGCGGCAGCCTGCTGCCCGACGAAGAAGTAGACCTTTCATTCGAGACATCCGGCAAGATTATCGAGATAAACTTTGAAGAAGGCAGCTTCGTAAAAAAAGGTCAATTGCTTGCTAAGGTAAACGACCGTCCCCTCCAAGCGCAACTGCAAAGATTAGTATCGCAACTGAAACTGGCTGAAGACCGCGTGTTCCGTCAAAATGCATTGTTGGAAAGAGACGCAGTCAGTAAAGAAGCCTATGAACAGGTGAAAACCGAACTTGCCACTCTGAATGCCGACATCGACCTGATAGAGTCCAACATTGCACAAACCGAACTTCGGGCACCTTTCGACGGCGTCATCGGTCTGCGGCAGGTCAGCGTAGGAACATACGCTTCTCCCTCGACCATTGTAGCCAAACTCACAAAACTCTCCCCCCTGAAAGTAGAATTCGCAGTACCCGAACGATATGCCAATGACGTAAAAATCGGTGCAGGTCTGGACTTCATCCTTGAAGGAAAACTGAACACGTTCCATGCCACCGTCTATGCCCGCGAATCAAAGATAGACCCTGTTACCCACACATTAACCATCCGCGCACTCTATCCTAATACCAACAGTGCCGTACTTCCGGGCCGTTATGCCAGCATCAAACTGAATAAGGACGAAATACAAGACGCGCTTGCCGTACCTTCCGAAGCCATCGTTCCGGAAATGGGCAAAGACAAGATTTTCCTCTATAAAGCAGGAAAAGCGCAACCGGTAGAGATAACCACCGGCATCCGTACGGAAGCCGAAGTACAAGTATTGCAAGGCTTGAGCGTAGGCGATACGGTCATCACTTCAGGAACCTTACAACTGCGCACAGGGTTACCGGTTACATTAGACAATATAAATTAA